Below is a window of Clostridiales bacterium DNA.
GCCGGAATCATGGCCGGACTGGCAATCCGTCCCGGAACACCGGCCGAAGCGGTCAAACCGTATTTTGATCAGGCAGACCTGATCCTGACCATGACGGTTGAGCCCGGGTTTGGCGGACAGAAACTGGACCGGTCTGTTCTGGCCAAGATGCAGGAGATCCGTGAAGCCGGATATTCCGGACTGATCGAAGCAGACGGCGGACTGAATGAAGATAACCTGCAGGACCTTGCGGACAGCGGACTGGACGTTGCCGTGATGGGCACGGCACTGTTCCGTGCGGCCGACATGGAGGAAGCCATCAAAAGGATTCACCGGATCAAAACGAAAATCAGCAGATCGGAGAGCTGAACAGAA
It encodes the following:
- the rpe gene encoding ribulose-phosphate 3-epimerase; translated protein: MIKVAPSILAADPINLERDVRRAVNAGCDWLHIDVMDAHFVPNLAYTPDIVRRLHETFNVHLDVHLMMDHPETLCDAFISAGAGTLTIHTEAGADPGALLARIRNAGIMAGLAIRPGTPAEAVKPYFDQADLILTMTVEPGFGGQKLDRSVLAKMQEIREAGYSGLIEADGGLNEDNLQDLADSGLDVAVMGTALFRAADMEEAIKRIHRIKTKISRSES